The following nucleotide sequence is from Paenibacillus odorifer.
GAGTTAATATAGTGTCTAAAAACACTGAAATAGCACCAATCTTCTTCTCAGGGTCTTGTCCAGGACCATACGGATTGGCTACACGCAAAATAATATTATTCATATCATATAGTTGATTGTACATTAATAGAATTTTTTCAATAGTAAGTTTCATTATCCCATAATGATTCAAAGGGTGAGAGTTGCTGTCTTCATTTAGAAGATCTACCTCATTGAAATCTCCATAAACAGTTCCTCCCGAGGACAAGAAAATCACTTTCTTTATCCTCTTTCTCTTCGCTGCTTCAAGCAGTTCTAAGGTTTTTATAACATCATTCCTATAGGAGTCGGTAATATTTAACATGGAAGAATAAGGAGATACCGTACTTATCAGATGTATAACAACATCCTGGTTTTCCAGTAAATTATCAAAGTGATCTTCCGTCAAGAAATCCCCTTCTATTGCAGTGAATTCAACATCTGGCAAACTTTTATCGGTGATGTGTCGATCGTACACAGTAACATTATAGTTACTTTCACACATTTTTTTCGTTAGATGTGCCCCTATAAATCCAGCCCCGCCCAATATAAAAACATTCATAAGTTAAACAACCCTTTCGTCGGTCTCTCCCTCTTTATAAAAGGGGGAAAATCAGAACAATCTAAAATACGCAGACGCAAAATTGCTCATTTTAAATTGTTCGAATAATAATTTCGTATTTTTTGCATATTCAGAGTATTGTCCTGAGTCTGTAACCATCACTCGCATTGCATCTGTAAGTTCTTGAACATCAACTATTCTTTCCTCGTTAAGTTCAAGTATGATACCTGCATATTTATCCTCTTTTACAGAATGTAACATTTTTGGAATTTCTCCAATATTAGTAGATATTACAGGCTTATCATAAGCAAGATATTCAATGATAGAATTGGGAAGACTTTCAGATATAAAATAACTCGGAAGGATTGCTACATCAAATGCTTTTACCCATCCGATCCATTCAGATGGTTTTTTCAAGTCCATGATAAAATGGATGAACTTATTATCTTTATATTTCTCTCTCATCTCATTAGCGTATTGACCATGCCCTACTAAAATTAAATGAATCTTTCTTTCAAGTTCTTCATTTAAGTTAATAACAGCG
It contains:
- a CDS encoding NAD-dependent epimerase/dehydratase family protein — its product is MNVFILGGAGFIGAHLTKKMCESNYNVTVYDRHITDKSLPDVEFTAIEGDFLTEDHFDNLLENQDVVIHLISTVSPYSSMLNITDSYRNDVIKTLELLEAAKRKRIKKVIFLSSGGTVYGDFNEVDLLNEDSNSHPLNHYGIMKLTIEKILLMYNQLYDMNNIILRVANPYGPGQDPEKKIGAISVFLDTILTRNTITVWGDGSTVRDYIEISDVIEAVMSAVEYIHTEHSVKPIFNVGTGIGTSIIEIIKQIEIITKVKAHVDYKGMRDIDVKRNVLDPRRAKEYLGFESKINVDQGIRKLLSERDKFLRE